From a single Stackebrandtia endophytica genomic region:
- a CDS encoding AI-2E family transporter — MSRLGRTSARARQVWRALRKNPYLERVEQARHRNEDPPPPEPPPVDDLEPDPEADPGIPRSLKVASSWAWRTLVIAAAVIGVLYLADILAVVVIPMLISLLLAAMLQPLVALLVRAHIPRSLAAAVVLVAGLGTVAGVLTYVINQFIEGVPELVANVQRGVQTIQTWAKEGPLHLEQAQIDNFFKQLSDSISNWLAADPTSAAETAGVTLGVALTTLTGLFLVLFTTFFFMRDGRRIWNFLIGMLPTAATEPMVRAGNASWRSLVSYVRATILVAVIDAVGIGAGLVLLKVPLAIPLAALVFLGAFVPIVGATVSGAVAVLVALVGDDWVTALIVLGLVLAVQQLEGNVLQPILMGRAVSIHPLAVVLAVGAGVVLAGIIGALIAVPLVAVLNAGVRQLRMKPSPPPTEEPAEESPPTGTVTA; from the coding sequence ATGAGTCGGCTGGGCCGTACCAGTGCTCGCGCCCGACAAGTGTGGCGCGCTCTGCGGAAGAACCCCTATCTGGAACGCGTCGAACAGGCACGACACCGCAACGAGGACCCGCCGCCACCGGAGCCGCCGCCGGTCGACGACCTGGAACCCGATCCCGAGGCCGATCCCGGTATCCCCCGATCGTTGAAGGTCGCGTCCAGTTGGGCCTGGCGGACCCTGGTCATCGCCGCGGCCGTCATCGGGGTTCTCTACCTGGCCGACATCCTGGCCGTGGTGGTCATCCCGATGTTGATCTCGCTGCTGTTGGCGGCGATGCTGCAACCGTTGGTGGCGCTGCTGGTCCGGGCTCACATCCCCCGCTCGCTGGCCGCCGCGGTGGTGCTGGTGGCGGGGTTGGGCACCGTCGCCGGGGTGTTGACCTACGTCATCAACCAGTTCATCGAGGGTGTCCCGGAGCTGGTGGCGAACGTCCAGCGTGGTGTCCAGACCATTCAGACCTGGGCGAAGGAGGGGCCGCTGCATCTGGAGCAGGCCCAGATCGACAACTTCTTCAAGCAGTTGAGCGACTCCATCAGCAACTGGTTGGCCGCCGACCCGACCAGCGCCGCCGAGACCGCCGGCGTCACGCTCGGCGTCGCATTGACCACTTTGACCGGTCTGTTCCTGGTGCTGTTCACCACGTTCTTCTTCATGCGGGACGGGCGCCGCATCTGGAACTTCCTCATCGGGATGCTTCCGACGGCCGCCACCGAGCCCATGGTGCGGGCGGGTAACGCCTCGTGGCGGTCCCTGGTGTCCTATGTGCGCGCCACGATCCTGGTGGCCGTCATCGACGCGGTCGGTATCGGGGCCGGACTGGTTCTGTTGAAGGTGCCGCTGGCGATTCCGTTGGCCGCGCTGGTGTTCCTGGGCGCGTTCGTGCCGATCGTCGGAGCGACGGTGTCGGGTGCGGTCGCCGTACTGGTCGCGCTGGTCGGTGACGACTGGGTCACCGCGCTGATCGTGTTGGGTCTGGTGTTGGCGGTACAGCAGCTGGAAGGCAATGTGCTGCAACCGATCCTGATGGGTCGCGCGGTCAGCATCCACCCGTTGGCGGTGGTGTTGGCGGTGGGTGCCGGGGTCGTGTTGGCCGGGATCATCGGTGCGTTGATCGCGGTGCCGTTGGTCGCCGTCCTCAACGCGGGTGTGAGGCAATTGCGGATGAAACCGTCACCACCTCCGACAGAGGAGCCGGCGGAGGAGTCACCCCCAACCGGTACCGTCACCGCGTGA
- a CDS encoding TetR/AcrR family transcriptional regulator, with protein MPRAGLTPDVLVDIALDILDETGEVSLAKIAARANVATPSLYKHIANLAQLRELIAIRATDQLNEQITEASLGRSGPEAIRAAMTAWRRYVLEYPHRYAAIPLEPLSDPALAEAGDRLMRTAGSVFRRFELTSDELVHAIRALRVIVHGFSTLEAGGGFGLPQDLDRSFAKLIDMYLASLPSH; from the coding sequence ATGCCCAGAGCCGGCCTCACGCCCGATGTACTCGTTGACATCGCGCTCGACATCCTCGACGAGACCGGCGAGGTGAGCCTCGCCAAGATCGCCGCCCGCGCCAACGTCGCCACCCCCTCCCTGTACAAGCACATCGCCAACCTCGCCCAACTGCGCGAACTCATCGCCATCCGCGCCACCGACCAACTGAACGAACAGATCACCGAGGCATCACTGGGCAGATCCGGCCCCGAAGCGATCCGGGCCGCGATGACCGCGTGGCGCCGCTACGTCCTCGAATACCCGCACCGATACGCGGCCATACCGTTGGAACCGTTGAGCGACCCCGCGCTCGCCGAAGCAGGGGACCGTCTGATGCGCACCGCGGGCTCGGTGTTCCGCCGGTTCGAGTTGACCAGCGACGAACTGGTCCACGCCATCCGGGCGCTCCGGGTCATCGTCCACGGTTTCTCGACCCTGGAGGCCGGCGGCGGGTTCGGACTGCCACAGGACCTGGACCGAAGCTTCGCGAAACTGATCGACATGTATCTGGCATCGCTACCGTCCCACTGA
- a CDS encoding response regulator transcription factor, translated as MRITIAEDSTLLREGIAQLLTAEGHTIVDAVGTADDLRRVVAVDPPDLVIVDVRMPPDYVDEGIHAALQIRAERGEIAVLVLSQYVERRHTGKLLDGRGGVGYLLKDRISDIAGFLDAIERVSAGGTAFDPEVIRQLISAKNAPDTRLGHLTERELEVLSLIAQGHSNTSVAGQLFISQSAVEKHVNAIFTKLRLPAGTSYNRRVIAVLKYLDER; from the coding sequence ATGCGAATAACCATCGCGGAGGATTCCACCCTGCTGAGGGAGGGGATCGCGCAACTGCTCACCGCCGAAGGCCACACGATCGTCGACGCGGTCGGCACCGCCGACGACCTGCGCCGCGTCGTCGCGGTCGATCCACCCGACCTGGTCATCGTCGACGTTCGGATGCCACCTGACTATGTGGACGAGGGAATCCACGCGGCCCTGCAGATCCGCGCCGAACGCGGCGAGATCGCCGTGCTGGTCCTCTCCCAGTACGTGGAGCGACGTCACACCGGCAAGCTGCTCGACGGCCGCGGCGGGGTCGGATACCTCTTGAAGGACCGGATCTCCGACATCGCCGGATTCCTCGACGCGATCGAACGGGTCAGTGCCGGGGGAACCGCCTTCGACCCCGAGGTCATCCGGCAACTCATCTCCGCCAAGAACGCACCGGATACCCGCCTGGGCCACCTGACCGAACGAGAACTGGAGGTCCTGTCCCTCATCGCGCAGGGACACAGCAACACCTCGGTCGCCGGACAGCTGTTCATCAGTCAAAGCGCGGTGGAGAAGCACGTTAACGCCATCTTCACCAAACTGCGGCTGCCGGCCGGCACCTCATACAACCGGCGGGTGATCGCGGTGTTGAAGTACCTCGACGAGCGCTGA
- a CDS encoding DUF885 domain-containing protein, producing the protein MRRIDQIADKFVADSIALSPELGTYMGIPGRDHELDDFSPAGYRAKADLERAALAELLDTEPVDERERVAKEGMVERLELALERYDAGDVHLDLNVIASGAHGIRQVFDLMNTEGAEAAANVAARLNAVPTAFEQYTETLRAEAAKGRVAARRQVTEVAAHCDNWNGAGGEDFWSSVVAKTTVDGEAATGELGDSLATGAEAARAATAKFAAFLREELAPKAPEKDAVGRERYARASRYFLGESIDLEETYAWGWQELHRIETEMAQVADRIKSGATVDEVVDLLDADPEQIVHDKNDFRDWMQELADATVADMADTHFDIPEAVRRIECMIAPTADGAIYYTGPSEDFSRPGRMWWSVPEGQDKFSKWREVTTVYHEGVPGHHLQIGQSAYRSELLNRYQRQLLWCSGHGEGWALYSERLMDELGYLSEPANKLGMLDGQAFRAARVIVDIGVHLELEIPEDNPFGFAPGQTWNADLAWEFLRAHCRIEEDMLRFELNRYLGWPGQAPSYKVGERIWMAAREEYQQRKGSDFSLKQFHTDSLNLGSLGLGPFRAAMRRL; encoded by the coding sequence ATGAGACGCATTGACCAGATAGCCGACAAGTTCGTCGCCGACAGCATCGCGCTGAGCCCCGAACTGGGCACCTACATGGGCATCCCGGGGCGTGACCACGAGCTTGACGATTTCTCCCCGGCGGGATACCGCGCCAAGGCGGACCTGGAACGGGCTGCGCTCGCGGAGCTGCTCGACACCGAACCGGTGGACGAGCGGGAACGCGTCGCCAAGGAGGGCATGGTCGAGCGCCTGGAACTGGCGTTGGAACGCTACGACGCCGGCGACGTCCACCTCGACCTGAACGTCATCGCCAGTGGTGCGCACGGTATCCGTCAGGTGTTCGACCTGATGAACACCGAGGGCGCCGAGGCCGCCGCGAACGTCGCTGCCCGGTTGAACGCGGTCCCGACCGCGTTCGAGCAGTACACCGAGACGCTGCGTGCCGAGGCCGCCAAGGGGCGGGTCGCGGCTCGCCGGCAGGTCACCGAGGTCGCCGCCCACTGCGACAACTGGAACGGTGCCGGCGGTGAGGACTTCTGGTCCAGCGTCGTCGCCAAGACCACCGTGGACGGTGAGGCCGCCACCGGAGAGTTGGGCGACTCGCTGGCCACCGGCGCCGAGGCCGCTCGGGCCGCCACCGCGAAGTTCGCGGCGTTCCTGCGTGAGGAGTTGGCGCCGAAGGCGCCGGAGAAGGACGCGGTCGGTCGGGAGCGGTACGCCCGCGCCTCGCGGTACTTCCTGGGAGAGTCGATCGACCTGGAGGAGACCTACGCCTGGGGTTGGCAGGAACTGCACCGCATCGAGACAGAGATGGCGCAGGTCGCCGACCGGATCAAGTCGGGTGCCACCGTCGACGAGGTCGTCGACCTGTTGGACGCCGACCCGGAGCAGATCGTTCACGACAAGAACGATTTCCGCGACTGGATGCAGGAGTTGGCCGACGCGACCGTCGCCGACATGGCCGACACCCACTTCGACATCCCCGAGGCGGTTCGCCGCATCGAATGCATGATCGCCCCCACCGCCGACGGCGCCATCTACTACACCGGACCGAGCGAGGACTTCTCCCGTCCCGGTCGTATGTGGTGGTCGGTGCCCGAAGGACAGGACAAGTTCTCCAAGTGGCGTGAGGTCACCACCGTCTACCACGAGGGCGTCCCCGGACATCACCTCCAGATCGGACAGAGCGCCTACCGTTCCGAACTGCTGAACCGGTACCAGCGGCAGCTGCTGTGGTGCTCGGGACACGGTGAAGGATGGGCTCTGTACTCCGAACGTCTCATGGACGAACTCGGTTACCTGTCGGAACCGGCGAACAAACTGGGCATGTTGGACGGTCAGGCGTTCCGTGCCGCCCGCGTCATCGTCGACATCGGTGTCCACTTGGAACTGGAGATCCCGGAGGACAACCCGTTCGGTTTCGCACCGGGTCAGACCTGGAACGCCGACCTGGCCTGGGAGTTCCTGCGTGCGCACTGCCGTATCGAGGAGGACATGTTGCGGTTCGAGTTGAACCGGTACCTCGGATGGCCCGGCCAGGCACCGTCCTACAAGGTCGGTGAGCGCATCTGGATGGCCGCGCGCGAGGAATACCAGCAGCGCAAGGGTTCCGACTTCAGCCTCAAGCAGTTCCACACCGACTCGCTGAACCTCGGCTCCCTCGGCCTCGGCCCGTTCCGGGCAGCGATGCGTCGCTTGTAG
- a CDS encoding GroES family chaperonin — protein sequence MTAYDTKTGLPIRLLHDRLLVRVDDEGERRSAAGIVIPATASIGHRLSWARAVAVGPLVRSVQVEDRVLFDPDDRSEVELHGEDYVLLRERDIHAVAAPHIDDNGTGLYL from the coding sequence GTGACCGCATACGACACCAAAACCGGCCTCCCCATCCGCCTGCTGCACGACCGGCTGCTGGTACGTGTCGACGATGAAGGCGAACGCAGGTCGGCGGCCGGGATCGTGATTCCGGCGACCGCCTCGATCGGACACCGGTTGTCATGGGCCCGCGCGGTGGCGGTCGGCCCACTGGTTCGGTCGGTACAGGTCGAGGACCGCGTGCTGTTCGACCCAGATGACCGATCCGAAGTGGAACTTCACGGTGAGGATTACGTGCTCCTGCGGGAGCGTGACATCCACGCCGTCGCCGCCCCGCACATCGACGACAACGGGACCGGCCTCTACCTGTGA
- a CDS encoding DedA family protein — protein METEAPELNTVAEWAIDLMETLGSAGAGLAIALENLFPPLPSEIILPLAGFTASRGTFSLAEALIWTTLGSLVGAVALYALGALLGRDRLRRIASRVPLLKLADVDRAEAWFTRHGSKAVFFGRMIPIFRSLISIPAGVERMPVARFILLTTAGSAIWNTVFVLAGYYLGENWHVVEQYADILQKIVIVAVVVTAVVFVVSRWRQHSRAKASA, from the coding sequence ATGGAAACCGAAGCACCCGAATTGAACACCGTCGCCGAATGGGCGATCGATCTGATGGAGACCCTCGGCAGCGCCGGGGCCGGACTGGCGATCGCACTGGAGAACCTGTTCCCACCGTTGCCCAGCGAGATCATCCTCCCGCTGGCGGGCTTCACCGCCAGCCGGGGAACCTTTAGTCTCGCCGAGGCACTGATCTGGACCACCCTGGGCTCACTCGTCGGGGCCGTGGCCCTGTACGCGCTGGGCGCACTGTTGGGACGGGACCGATTGCGCCGCATCGCCTCTCGGGTACCCCTGCTGAAACTAGCCGACGTCGACCGCGCCGAAGCCTGGTTTACCCGACACGGATCCAAGGCGGTGTTCTTCGGCCGGATGATCCCCATATTCCGCAGCCTGATCTCGATACCGGCCGGAGTCGAACGCATGCCGGTGGCCCGATTCATCCTGTTGACCACCGCCGGAAGCGCCATATGGAACACGGTCTTCGTCCTGGCCGGTTACTACCTCGGGGAGAATTGGCACGTGGTGGAACAGTACGCCGACATACTTCAAAAGATCGTCATCGTCGCGGTGGTCGTGACGGCGGTGGTCTTCGTGGTGTCGCGGTGGCGGCAGCATTCGCGCGCCAAGGCTTCGGCATGA
- a CDS encoding sensor histidine kinase gives MTEPDTETASMPISAVRHLVAAVATVLMLPVQAFAITAAPVTAAPADLVAAWTGRRLTWADGRVRSDRPIDRRRLGLVVAGFAVGLANAGVLALIGLGLYVAVTVLIGAATGGPVPIFEAGPGQVTWSTVVWFTLPGVVLLFLGVSGLAAISHLDRRAWIAFARPSADDLERQVDRLNTTLADVIAAVDTERRRIERDIHDGIQQRVVALSILLARAERTGDAEQRRDLHRRAGDETRQVLNDLRDVAWRVYPAMLARDGLPAALEALQDRTPIPMTVQIGHISGIDLATESAAYFVVSEAVTNVIKHAEASRISVSVTRRGTDLRLTIEDDGIGGADPTGPGLSGIASRVSARDGRLDITSPVGGPTVVEAELPCE, from the coding sequence ATGACCGAGCCGGACACTGAGACCGCGAGTATGCCGATATCGGCCGTGCGCCACCTGGTGGCGGCGGTCGCCACGGTGCTGATGCTTCCGGTCCAGGCGTTCGCGATCACGGCGGCGCCGGTGACGGCGGCACCTGCCGATCTGGTCGCCGCCTGGACCGGTCGTCGCCTGACCTGGGCCGACGGGCGAGTCCGCTCGGATCGGCCCATCGATCGGCGCCGTCTCGGCCTGGTGGTCGCGGGGTTCGCCGTCGGACTCGCCAACGCCGGAGTGCTCGCGTTGATCGGTCTGGGTCTGTACGTCGCCGTCACCGTCCTCATCGGAGCTGCCACCGGCGGGCCGGTACCGATCTTCGAGGCCGGACCCGGTCAGGTCACCTGGTCGACCGTCGTCTGGTTCACGTTGCCGGGCGTGGTGTTGCTGTTCCTCGGCGTATCGGGACTGGCCGCCATCTCCCATCTGGATCGCCGTGCCTGGATCGCCTTCGCACGGCCGAGCGCCGACGACCTCGAACGGCAGGTCGACCGGTTGAACACCACGTTGGCCGACGTCATCGCCGCCGTCGACACCGAACGTCGACGCATCGAGAGAGACATCCACGATGGAATTCAACAGCGAGTCGTGGCGTTGTCGATCCTGTTGGCGCGAGCCGAACGGACCGGGGACGCCGAACAACGCCGTGACCTGCACCGCCGCGCCGGAGACGAGACCCGCCAGGTTCTGAACGACCTGCGCGACGTCGCCTGGCGTGTCTACCCGGCGATGCTCGCCCGCGACGGTCTACCCGCGGCACTGGAAGCATTGCAGGACCGCACTCCCATTCCCATGACAGTCCAGATAGGTCACATCAGTGGAATCGACCTGGCCACCGAGTCCGCCGCGTACTTCGTCGTCAGCGAGGCGGTGACCAACGTGATCAAACACGCCGAGGCATCGCGAATATCCGTGTCGGTCACCCGACGCGGAACCGACCTGCGACTGACCATCGAGGATGACGGTATCGGCGGAGCCGACCCCACCGGGCCGGGCCTGAGCGGCATCGCCTCCCGAGTATCGGCCCGAGACGGTCGACTCGACATCACGAGTCCGGTCGGTGGTCCCACCGTCGTCGAGGCGGAGTTGCCATGCGAATAA
- a CDS encoding aminotransferase class V-fold PLP-dependent enzyme yields MSLSTLIPARTAEFLPATPQASRVATIHSRLDVLPAPDVPLLDGTRVRYANFDYAASAPCSAAAAQAVAELLPRYTAVHRGAGWLSQQCTTSYEEARRDVARFVGARADDHVIFTRHTTEATTLLARSLPEGCRVVAFESEHHANLLPWKNLIRLPAPDSPTAAVRSIAAALTVLGDDDPVLVAVTGASNVTGELFPIVEIARVTRRFGARLLVDAAQLAPHRRIDLTSWDADYVVFSGHKLYAPFGTGVLAGRGDWLDVAEPHLAGGGAAAYVGDATGDIAWRTGPGRHEGGSPNVVGAVALAAVCRSFSDSTWERITDREESLRRRLAAGLNRIPGVRQLHLFGADSARVGTVAFTVDGLNADLVAAALSAEYGIGVRDGLFCAHPLTRRLTRRARDVAGPTHRGRHGDDLQAVRASVGLGSTEDDVDRLIEAVSILAADGPAWRYRVVNGRLAPVNDPRT; encoded by the coding sequence ATGTCACTGTCCACTCTCATCCCCGCGCGCACCGCCGAGTTTCTTCCGGCGACCCCGCAGGCTTCCCGAGTCGCCACCATCCACTCACGACTTGACGTGCTTCCCGCCCCGGACGTCCCCCTGCTGGACGGAACCCGCGTCCGCTACGCCAACTTCGACTATGCGGCCAGCGCACCGTGTTCGGCGGCGGCCGCGCAAGCGGTCGCGGAGCTGCTTCCCCGCTACACCGCGGTGCATCGCGGCGCCGGCTGGTTGTCCCAGCAGTGCACGACGTCCTATGAGGAGGCTCGTCGCGACGTCGCGCGGTTCGTCGGTGCTCGCGCCGACGACCACGTCATCTTCACCAGGCACACCACCGAGGCCACCACGCTGTTGGCTCGCAGCCTGCCCGAGGGGTGTCGGGTCGTGGCGTTCGAGTCCGAGCACCACGCCAACCTGTTGCCCTGGAAGAACCTCATCAGGCTGCCCGCACCCGATTCCCCGACGGCCGCGGTCCGCTCGATCGCCGCCGCCCTCACCGTTCTCGGCGACGACGATCCGGTCCTCGTGGCGGTGACCGGTGCCTCCAATGTGACCGGTGAGTTGTTTCCGATCGTCGAGATCGCCAGGGTCACCCGGCGATTCGGGGCTCGGCTGCTGGTCGATGCGGCGCAGCTGGCTCCGCACCGACGTATCGATCTGACGTCCTGGGACGCCGACTACGTGGTGTTCTCCGGCCACAAGTTGTACGCACCGTTCGGTACCGGCGTGCTGGCCGGTCGCGGGGACTGGCTGGACGTCGCCGAACCGCACCTGGCCGGCGGTGGCGCGGCTGCCTACGTCGGTGACGCCACCGGCGACATCGCCTGGCGGACGGGGCCGGGGCGGCACGAAGGCGGCAGCCCCAACGTGGTCGGCGCCGTCGCCCTGGCTGCGGTGTGTCGATCCTTTTCAGACTCGACCTGGGAGCGGATCACCGACCGGGAGGAGAGCCTGCGGCGACGGCTGGCGGCTGGCCTGAATCGGATCCCGGGCGTTCGTCAACTGCACCTGTTCGGTGCCGATTCGGCTCGGGTGGGAACCGTCGCATTCACTGTGGATGGTCTCAACGCCGACCTGGTCGCGGCCGCCCTGTCGGCCGAGTACGGGATCGGGGTGCGGGACGGACTGTTCTGCGCGCATCCGCTGACCCGACGGCTCACCCGCCGCGCCCGCGACGTGGCGGGTCCGACCCATCGCGGCAGGCACGGCGACGACCTTCAGGCGGTTCGCGCCAGCGTCGGTTTGGGCAGCACCGAGGACGACGTGGATCGACTCATCGAGGCCGTGTCGATCCTGGCCGCCGACGGACCCGCCTGGCGGTACCGGGTCGTCAACGGTCGCCTCGCGCCGGTGAACGACCCGCGTACCTGA